AGCAAGCTCTGAAAGCTCCGCATCATAATCATCGCCAACCGTAACTAACATGTGTCCTAATTTGCCCGACTGCTCGCCCGTGCTAATCATGTAACTTGCTATCTTGGGGAATATTTTTGTTTCTTGCAAGTAGCGTGAAATTTTACCTTCTTTGATAATTTTGTCGCGCGCTTCTTTTAAGCGTTTAACCAGTACGGTATTTTCTACAATATTACAAACAATATCAAGCGCCTCAGAAAGATTGACCCCACTTTCCAAAAGCATACCGAGCGTCTTACTAAATTGTACCACCGCTTTTGTTCTAGAAAAATATGAAGTCATGGGTAATTTTAATAACCACTCATCCCATTTGTATTTCCCCGCAGGTGTCGACTTCCAGTAGGTGAAGAGCATAACAATCCCAACTAAACCACCCGTTAAAAGAGTAAAATTATGAGTAACTAGATTTGAAGCGGCAATCAAAAATTGCGTTGGCCCTGGAAGCTCTTTACCCATTTTGGTAAACATATCACTCAATTTGGGCACAACAACCGTCAACATACCAACAACTACAAGCCCTGCAAATGAGAGCATCATAATTGGATAGGACATCGCCTTTTTCATTTTCTTTCTCATTTCTTCGGCACGTTCAAGATACGAAGTTAAGCGCTCCAAAATCATATCCAACTTGCCACTAGCCTCACCGGCTTTAACCAGCTGCACATAGACATTAGAAAAAACGCGTGGGTATTTACCCATTTCACTGGCAAGCGATTCACCCGATTTGATGCCATCTTTAATTGAAATCAGAATGCGCGAAAAGCGGCCTTCAAATTGTTCAGTCAAGAGCTCAATTGCTTGCAAAAGTGGAACACCTGAGCGAAGAAGGACTGCAAGCTGCTTAGTAAATAAAACTATTGTTTTAGTTTCGATTGGTCGTTCGAAGAGCGTTGCAAGAAATGATTGCCCACCACCACTCTTTACTTCAGCAATTTTAGTTGGCATGAGCCCTTGCCCACGCAATACCTCTTTTGCTACTTGCAATGAAGAAGCATCAAGAGTGCCTGAAGTTTTTGATCCTTTGCGATTAAACGCTTCGTAATGATAAAGGGGCATCTGATAACTCTCCTTCTAAGCAAAAATCTTTATTCATGATTCCTCTTATGCCAATCATAAAAAATTCTTGCCAATCAAAAGCCTAACCTGATATCTTGAAGTATATTTCTATGCGTACATAAAAGGATGTGTGGTTTTTTAACGATAACCAGTACATTAAAATTAATGCGATCGAATATTGGTACTGTATCAGAAAGGATTAGAGAATGAAAATGAAAAGATCGCTGCTGTTACTTTTTATGCTCTCAAACATCTCTTTGACCATACTTGAGTCGAAAACTCAAGGCATCAAAAATAAAAAAATAGCAGCAACTCAAGCGCTGTCACAAGATAAAGCACAAGAAATGGTTAAACATGCTGATATCGATCATTTCTTGTCGCAAGAAGCAACACCCTCCGTTTTTAGCGTCAGAAGTTTGCGTAACTTTTTTACTCAACATTCTCCACAACCATTTGAAAATATTCCAAACCTGGGACAACCAAAAACAAGCATTTCAGACTTTCAATCTTCTTTTTTGCGCTTCATTAAAGAAGAATACAACAAACCAACGTATGCTGAAGAATTTTCACAAGATGCAACCCATGTAGTTGAGTTTCTTGAAATTAGTGATGAAATGAATTTAACGGTTGATCACATTTACGTCTGCTTACGGCTTTTTTATAACAAACTCAAAGCTGCAGAAGCGCTTGATGACACGGTCACAACACAGCTTTTAAATAATTTGCCTATTCTCCTCAAAAGACACTTTGATAACGATGATGACGAAAATGATACTAAAATGGACCTTACCTTTATTAAAAAGAGCAGTGAAAATTTAATTTTATCGCGGCTAACCGATCATCATACGCAATTTAGAGCAACACCAGATCTATTCATATCAAACCTGGCTCACGATCTTTGTTCCATTTTTAACCAAGAACAAGAACGATTAAAAAAAGAGGTTGAACTCAATGAATATCGCGAACGACTTCGTCAAACAGTTATTCGTTTTTTTGAAACAGCACTGAGCAAGGTAGTCTGGAACCCTAAAGCACCTGAAGGTATTTGGAGTTCTTTTATTGGTATTGGAAACGGGCTCCGATCACTGGCTACCAATAACGTTATCAAACATATGGACGACTTAGATGATATGTTCAAGTCACTGACGCTCCGTTTTTGCTACAACGTTGATCTGTTTGGTGGCGCTTTACCACTCCAATTTTTTGATGAAGTTGACCATGATTTAAATAATGGCCTGGTACTCTTTTTAGAAGCCGAAGAACAGGACGCTGGAATTAAGTCGAAGAAAGATGAAATTAGAGATCATCTCATGCAAGCAAAAACCAAAGCGTTGGCTTACGTTAAAAATGGAATCATTTCTCAGCCGGTCTAAGGCTTTATCGCTTTAAAAAACCAAATGAAAGTCGAACGTATTAAATGTAGGTTCGACTCTCATTTGCTATTAAGTTTTTCTAAAATGCTGGCACAAATTCTTGTGTAGCAATAGGAGTAGAATGTTCAATTTGGCTAGCAGCACCTCGTACCGATGAACGAGGATTTTCGCCAGAAGAAACCTGCGTATTCAAAGCGTTATGATAATCTTTGGCATCTTTTTTTAAATCTTTATCTGTTAAAACCACTTCATTAAAAAATTTATTCTTCACATCGGAGCCATATTTTTTCTCGAGTACTTCAACAAAATTATGCTTATTCCCTTCTTTATCAGTAATTTCTAATCCCTTTTCTTGCCCATACTTGTGCATTGCTTGCAATCCATATGTTTTCACGTCTTTCATGATATCTTTGATCTCATTTTGAGGCACTCCTTTTTCGTGAAGCATAGATTCAAACAAAGGATTATATCCCTTAGGCCATTTCTCTCCACGTTGGAGTGATGACGCCTTAATGACTTCAGGCTCTCCAATCGGATGATTTTTAGCAGCTATTTCAAGCTCTTGATTTGCAATTGCATTGTGCTCAGGATGCTTTATTTCTCCAGTATTAAAAAGCTGCTGAATCGATTTTTCTTTCTGCTCGTCAGTTCCCTTAAATTTTGCTTTAAGCTTAGGAATAAGATCTTTTATCAAAAAGCCTTCTGCATGGGCCAAAAACTCCTGTTTTCCTAATCCATATTGCTCAAATTTTACAAAAACTCTGCCATCTTCTAACTGTCCTACATGAAGATGCGTCTTATAACTCAGCTTTCCTTTTGCATCAGGGCGCGTGATAATTGGCGCATCCAAATCGATACCATAACTTGTTTTTCGACAGTTATTAAAATGGCTGGATTCTCTTTCATAAGCTCCACTCCCAGACTTAT
This sequence is a window from Candidatus Dependentiae bacterium. Protein-coding genes within it:
- a CDS encoding type II secretion system F family protein yields the protein MPLYHYEAFNRKGSKTSGTLDASSLQVAKEVLRGQGLMPTKIAEVKSGGGQSFLATLFERPIETKTIVLFTKQLAVLLRSGVPLLQAIELLTEQFEGRFSRILISIKDGIKSGESLASEMGKYPRVFSNVYVQLVKAGEASGKLDMILERLTSYLERAEEMRKKMKKAMSYPIMMLSFAGLVVVGMLTVVVPKLSDMFTKMGKELPGPTQFLIAASNLVTHNFTLLTGGLVGIVMLFTYWKSTPAGKYKWDEWLLKLPMTSYFSRTKAVVQFSKTLGMLLESGVNLSEALDIVCNIVENTVLVKRLKEARDKIIKEGKISRYLQETKIFPKIASYMISTGEQSGKLGHMLVTVGDDYDAELSELADGLTAKITPIMTIVMGLIVGFIVIAIFLPIMSMSDISGM